Proteins from one Fragaria vesca subsp. vesca linkage group LG6, FraVesHawaii_1.0, whole genome shotgun sequence genomic window:
- the LOC101293901 gene encoding probable serine incorporator-like has product MWAASCLASCCAGCACNLCQSAVSSISRRSARIAYCFLFAFSLIASWILRDVAPPLLEKIPWINHFHQIPDREWFETEAVLRVSLGNFLFFTILSVVMIGVKSQKDPRDSIHHGGWMMKVICWFLLVLFSLFFVPNGVISFYETIAKFGSGFFLLVQVVLLLDFVHGWNDKWVSYDEQFWYVALFVVSLVCYLATFVFSGLLFHLFTPSGHDCGLNTFFIVMTLIFVFVFLIVALHPTVGGSILPASVISVYCTYLCYSALASEPRDYECNSLHKHSKAVSTGTLTLGLLTTVLSVVYSAVRAGSSTTLLSPPSSPRAGKPLLPLDKPEEREENEKAKSVSYSYAFFHIIFSLASMYSAMLLTGWSTSVGESGKLIDVGWPSVWVRVMTSWATAGLYIWSLLAPILFPEREF; this is encoded by the exons ATGTGGGCAGCTTCGTGCCTCGCGTCATGTTGTGCCGGCTGTGCTTGCAATTTGTGCCAGTCGGCCGTCTCTAGTATTAGCCGCCGCTCCGCAAGGATTGCATACTGTTTCCTCTTTGCCTTTTCTCTCATTGCCTCATGGATTCTCCGTGACGTCGCGCCGCCTCTGCTCGAAAAGATACCTT GGATTAATCATTTTCATCAGATACCGGATAGGGAGTGGTTTGAGACCGAGGCCGTGCTTCGTGTAAGCTTGGGGAATTTTCTGTTCTTCACCATCCTGTCTGTTGTGATGATTGGTGTCAAGAGTCAGAAGGATCCCCGTGACAGTATCCACCATGGTGGATGGATGATGAAAGTCATTTGCTGGTTCCTCTTGGTGCTCTTCTCCTTGTTTTTCGTGCCAAATGGGGTTATTAGTTTCTATG AGACAATTGCAAAGTTTGGCTCAGGATTCTTTCTTCTCGTACAAGTTGTGCTTCTGTTGGATTTTGTTCATGGATGGAACGACAAATGGGTTTCATATGATGAGCAGTTCTG GTATGTTGCTCTTTTTGTTGTTTCTCTGGTTTGTTATCTGGCAACATTCGTCTTCTCTGGACTTCTTTTCCATTTGTTCACACCATCTGGACATGACTGCGGGCTCAATACCTTCTTCATCGTCATGACTCTGATATTTGTTTTTGTTTTTCTTATAGTGGCACTGCATCCTACT GTAGGTGGCAGCATTTTACCTGCGTCAGTTATATCTGTGTACTGTACTTATCTCTGCTATAGTGCACTTGCTAGCGAGCCGAGGGACTATGAGTGCAATAGTCTCCACAAGCATTCTAAAGCTGTTTCCACTGGGACTCTTACCTTAGGTTTGCTTACCACTGTTCTTTCTGTGGTTTATTCTGCTGTGCGTGCTGGATCTTCCACAACTCTTTTGTCCCCGCCTAGTTCGCCTC GTGCTGGGAAACCACTGCTCCCATTGGATAAGCCGGAAGAACGTGAAGAAAATGAGAAAGCCAAGTCAGTGTCGTATTCATATGCCTTCTTCCACATCATCTTCTCACTTGCAAGTATGTACTCGGCTATGCTTCTGACAGGGTGGTCAACCTCAGTTGGGGAGAGTGGGAAGTTGATTGATGTGGGTTGGCCGTCCGTTTGGGTGAGGGTCATGACTAGTTGGGCAACTGCAGGTCTCTACATCTGGTCCCTTTTGGCTCCAATTCTGTTCCCTGAGAGGGAATTCTAA